A genomic stretch from Microtus pennsylvanicus isolate mMicPen1 chromosome 11, mMicPen1.hap1, whole genome shotgun sequence includes:
- the LOC142860768 gene encoding olfactory receptor 2T29-like, whose amino-acid sequence MNIVTWMNNYTGQLDFTLVGFFNQIKHPALLAVVIFVVFLVALSGNALLILLIHSDTRLHTPMYFFISQLSLMDMTYISVTVPKMLMDQVLGSHRISAAACGMQMFLYLTLGGSEFFLLAAMSYDRYVAICHPLRYPVLMNRRVCLLLMSVCWFLGSLDGFIFTPVILNFPFCGSREIHHFFCEAPAVTKLSCSDTWLYETLMYLCCVLMLLIPVTVISSSYSFILLTVLRMNSAEGRKKALATCSSHMTVVILFYGAAVYNYMFPASFHTPGKDMVVSVFYTILTPLLNPLIYSLRNKNVTEALKKLLGVNPSF is encoded by the coding sequence ATGAACATCGTTACCTGGATGAACAACTACACTGGACAGTTAGATTTCACCCTGGTGGGATTCTTCAATCAAATCAAACACCCAGCTCTTCTTGCTGTGGTCATATTTGTGGTTTTCCTGGTGGCCTTGTCTGGCAATGCCCTCCTGATCCTTCTGATCCACTCTGACACCCggctccacacacccatgtacttttTCATCAGCCAGTTGTCCCTCATGGACATGACATACATTTCTGTCACTGTGCCCAAGATGCTCATGGACCAGGTCCTGGGGAGCCACAGgatctcagctgctgcctgtgggatGCAGATGTTCCTATACCTGACACTAGGAGGTTCAGAATTTTTCCTTCTGGCTGCAATGtcttatgaccgctatgtggccatctgccatCCACTCCGTTATCCTGTTCTCATGAACCGCAGGGTGTGTCTCCTCCTGATGTCTGTCTGCTGGTTCCTGGGATCCTTGGATGGTTTCATATTCACCCCTGTCATCCTGAACTTCCCATTCTGTGGATCCAGGGAAATCCATCACTTCTTCTGTGAGGCCCCTGCTGTGACCAAGCTCTCCTGCTCAGACACCTGGCTCTATGAGACCCTCATGtacctgtgctgtgtgctcatgCTTCTCATCCCTGTGACAGTCATCTCAAGCTCCTACTCCTTCATCCTCCTCACTGTTCTCAGGATGAACTCAGCAGAGGGCAGGAAGAAGGCCCTCGCCACCTGCTCTTCCCACATGACTGTGGTCATCCTCTTCTACGGTGCTGCTGTCTATAATTACATGTTCCCTGCCTCCTTCCACACCCCAGGGAAGGACATGGTTGTGTCTGTGTTTTACACAATACTCACCCCTCTGTTGAACCCACTAATCTACAGTCTGAGGAATAAGAATGTCACAGAGGCTCTGAAGAAATTGTTGGGTGTCAACCCCTCCTTCTAG